The region GCGTATATCGAGATGGGAGGCAGGTATCTTCCCACTTGGGGATGATAGGTTCTGTATCGCTCATTATAGAAGGTGTCTCTACATCATAGGTATTATCTATCACGAAAAGCAATAGCAACATCACGTTGGACACAGATGATGGTGTTCGTTCTAGTATCGCTTGATGCATTATCAATACTTTATGTCATGGCTATCATACTGGTGTGCATGACCAACGGATCCCCTGTCCTGCTGGCTCATATCGCAGCTCCTCTATTTGTCCTGAATGGGGACATCTGAGCCAGTAGCGTTCTTGTACTGCTTGCGGATGGCATCGCTGATCTGTTCGTCCTTGGCTTGCTCGAGCGCAGACTCGTTGTCTTGAGGGCCGGCGCCCATGAACTTCTCCTGAACATAGTCGACGCCTATATGACGAAAATGTTAGCTACGAGCCTACATGACCACATGTTGTGGTTGGAGGGGGAAGGAAGCATACCCTTGTCAACGTAGTCCTCGTTCTTCTCGCTCTCACGACCGCCACCAGCAGCAGAGTTCAACTTG is a window of Pyrenophora tritici-repentis strain M4 chromosome 2, whole genome shotgun sequence DNA encoding:
- a CDS encoding Protamine-P1 domain containing protein; the encoded protein is MDFVNKLAGGNSQSANEQVVGDQQKSQQSSGSGGFLGGLGDKLNSAAGGGRESEKNEDYVDKGVDYVQEKFMGAGPQDNESALEQAKDEQISDAIRKQYKNATGSDVPIQDK